A region of Rhodamnia argentea isolate NSW1041297 chromosome 9, ASM2092103v1, whole genome shotgun sequence DNA encodes the following proteins:
- the LOC125316543 gene encoding uncharacterized protein LOC125316543: MALHRAVQRVVAGHSGGSMLGPSRGFQAVARPGPLYNIVSPVVASPPLVLPEHGQLPEDSRVWMDFPRFGIGGAMELMAVPKKKVSRHKKGIRNGPKALKPVPVIVRCTVCGRVKLPHFYCCSGDRGRTDEQNS, translated from the exons ATGGCGTTGCACAGGGCGGTTCAAAGGGTCGTCGCCGGCCATAGCGGCGGGTCGATGCTAGGACCCAGTCGCGGATTTCAGGCCGTGGCCCGACCCGGGCCCTTGTATAACATCGTCTCCCCCGTCGTCGCGTCTCCGCCGTTGGTCTTGCCCGAGCACGGCCAGTTGCCGGAGGACAGCCGCGTGTGGATGGATTTCCCAAGATTCGGTATAGGAGGGGCCATGGAGCTCATGGCCGTTCCGAAGAAGAAG GTTTCCCGCCACAAGAAAGGTATTAGGAATGGACCGAAGGCTCTGAAACCCGTTCCAGTTATAGTTCGATGCAC GGTATGCGGTCGTGTCAAGCTGCCCCATTTTTATTGCTGCAGTGGGGATAGAGGAAGGACAGATGAGCAGAACTCGTGA